From a single Lolium rigidum isolate FL_2022 chromosome 7, APGP_CSIRO_Lrig_0.1, whole genome shotgun sequence genomic region:
- the LOC124677834 gene encoding 4-hydroxy-tetrahydrodipicolinate synthase 1, chloroplastic, producing the protein MRSNEVKNRTSADDIKSLRVITAVKTPYLPDGRFDLEAYDSLINMQIDSGADGVIVGGTTGEGHLMSWDEHIMLIGHTVNCFGTKIKVIGNTGSNSTGEAVHATEQGFAVGMHAALHINPYYGKTSTEGLISHFDDVLPMGPTIIYNVPSRTGQDITPPVIEVVSRHANLAGVKECVGHERVNCYTEKGITVWSGNDDECHDSRWKYGATGVISVASNLVPGLMWNLMYEGENAVLNEKLLPLMRWLFCQPNPIGLNTALAQLGVARPVFRLPYVPLPREKRVEFVQIVESIGREHFVGQKEVRILDDDDFVLISRY; encoded by the exons ATGCGAAGCAATGAAGTCAAAAATCG AACATCGGCAGATGATATCAAAAGCCTTCGAGTAATCACAGCTGTCAAAACCCCATATTTGCCAGATGGAAGATTTGATCTTGAAGCATATGATTCATTGATAAATATGCAAATAGACAGTGGTGCTGATGGTGTAATAGTTGGAGGAACAACAGGAGAGGGTCACCTCATGAGCTGGGATGAACACATCATGCTAATTGGGCATACTGTTAACTGCTTTGGAACAAAAATTAAAGTGATAGGCAACACTGGAAGTAACTCAACCGGAGAGGCTGTTCACGCAACAGAGCAGGGGTTTGCTGTGGGCATGCATGCAGCTCTCCATATCAATCCTTACTATGGGAAGACCTCCACCGAAGGATTGATCTCTCATTTCGATGATGTCCTCCCGATGGGTCCAACCATCATTTACAATGTGCCATCCAGGACTGGCCAGGATATAACTCCTCCAGTTATTGAGGTAGTTTCACGTCACGCAAACTTGGCTGGCGTGAAAGAATGTGTTGGACATGAGAGGGTTAACTGCTACACTGAGAAAGGTATAACAGTATGGAGCGGTAATGACGATGAATGCCATGATTCTAGGTGGAAATATGGCGCCACTGGCGTTATTTCTGTAGCTAGCAACCTCGTTCCTGGTCTCATGTGGAATCTCATGTATGAAGGGGAGAATGCAGTACTAAATGAGAAACTGTTGCCTCTGATGAGATGGTTGTTTTGCCAGCCCAATCCGATTGGCCTCAACACTGCCCTGGCCCAGCTCGGTGTGGCGAGGCCTGTATTCAGATTACCATATGTTCCCCTTCCTCGTGAAAAGAGGGTTGAGTTTGTCCAGATTGTTGAATCTATTGGGCGGGAGCACTTTGTGGGACAGAAAGAGGTTCGAATTCTTGACGATGACGATTTTGTGTTGATCAGTAGGTATTAA